From one Triticum urartu cultivar G1812 chromosome 3, Tu2.1, whole genome shotgun sequence genomic stretch:
- the LOC125544458 gene encoding probable cell-surface antigen I/II, translating into MENGDETLVSPTAAATAEAEKAAPNGGVAGEEVTLADAVHPAKSYAAVAANAEIEDLRATKLDLEEQLANASQENKTLAAEAHRLEGLFSQARDDVATAEHAAATTEEEVASLRAEVERLQALLDRKKADREADERQRQELTAEVETVRQAKLNLEKEVDALKASAAATTVEDREAAPDAGAPKEEGVAWQGMAAGAAAGAAITAAVVLIYLRLKR; encoded by the coding sequence ATGGAGAACGGCGACGAAACCCTCGTCtcccccaccgccgccgccaccgctgaGGCCGAGAAGGCTGCGCCCAACGGAGGCGTCGCGGGCGAGGAGGTCACCCTCGCCGACGCCGTCCACCCCGCCAAGTCctacgccgccgtcgccgccaacGCCGAGATCGAGGACCTCCGCGCCACCAAGCTCGACCTCGAGGAGCAGCTCGCCAACGCCAGCCAGGAGAACAAGACCCTCGCCGCGGAGGCCCACCGCCTCGAAGGCCTCTTCTCCCAGGCCCGGGACGACGTCGCCACCGCCGAGcacgccgccgccaccaccgaaGAAGAGGTGGCCTCGCTCCGCGCCGAGGTCGAGCGCCTCCAGGCCCTCCTCGACCGCAAGAAGGCCGACCGTGAGGCGGACGAGCGCCAACGCCAGGAGCTCACGGCCGAGGTGGAGACCGTTCGTCAGGCGAAGCTCAATCTCGAGAAGGAGGTCGACGCCCTGAAGGCTTCCGCCGCTGCTACCACCGTGGAGGACAGGGAGGCTGCTCCGGACGCTGGGGCCCCGAAGGAAGAGGGAGTCGCCTGGCAGGGGATGGCAGCGGGGGCGGCCGCTGGTGCTGCCATCACAGCTGCCGTCGTTCTGATCTACCTCCGCCTCAAGAGGTAA